The Streptomyces sp. NBC_01363 region TCGGCGTACTCGTTGAGATGGGACTCGCGGGCGAACCGGTCACCCACGAACTTGTTGTCGCTCATGCAGCCGTGCAGGGCGACGACCAGCTTGCACGCCGCCCCCGCCGCGCAGGAGTCCGGCGTGTAGAGGAAGCTGCTGCTTCCCATGCTGTACCACTGGGCCAGACCCCCCGGCACATACCGGTTCTGGTCGTGCCGGCTGACGGTGCCCGACTGGGCGGCGGCCGGTGCGTTCACCTGCCCCAGCCAGTGACCGAGCATCTCCCCCTGCGGATCGTTTCCGCAGTTGATCAGGAACGGGTAGAACGTGGTCCCACAGCTCAGCGGGGCGTTCGGAGTGGGCCAGCCGTGCCCTGCCGGATCGGTGTCGTGGTACGCGGTCCGGGCCCCGAAGTCCCGGTAGAGCTGCACTCCTTCGTCGCTCACCGATGTCCGCACGAGGGGATCCTTGGTGCCGTGGTACGTGTAGACGGGCTTGCCCGCCAGATTCGACACGGGGTCGATCCGTCCCTCGGCCGACCAGCGGCGGACGATCTGCTCGATGCCTTCCGGGTCGGTCGAGATGAGCCCCGTACCGCAGGCGATCAGGCCGACGACGATGCCGCCCTTGCCGCAGTAGTACGGACCCGCGGCGACGATGCCCGCGCCCTTGAAGGTGCCCGAGTAGGCGACCTGGAGCTGCGAGGCCATGAACCCACCGGAAGAGATGCCGGTGACGTAGGTATCGGTGATGTTGAGTCGGGGGAGGCCGGGTTCGCCCGCGTGGGCGGGGGCGGTGAGCCCCAGGGCCGCGGCCAGGGCGGCCGCCAGGGTGACAGCGGCGGACCGCAGGGAACTGAGCTTCATCGTGCGCTCTCCTTCACTGGTGTCCGTCCGGGGAAAGGGGGCGGGAGCCGGGTTCACGGAGGAAGACGGACGGGGCCATGGTTGGCCGTGCACCACCCCGCGGGAAATGGAGGTGAGCCACGTCGTCCACGGCGATGAGTGGAGATTCTCTCCGTCGCCCGGTGTGCACGGCGGCAACGGTGCGGTATCACTGGCCGGGTGATGACAAAGCCGGAGACCACCGGTGCTCTGCTGCGCCTGCTGCGCGAGGAGGCCGACGAGACGGAGTTCCGCGCCGTGGCAGCGGCACCGCAACTCGTCGACGACGCCCTGGAGATACGTTCCAGGCTCGCGGCCCACCGCCGCCGGGAGGCCGCGCTCGCCGCGCTCTACGAGACCGCCGGCGACCTCGCCTCGCTGCGCGATCTGGAGGACGTCCTGCAGGCCATCGTCAGCCGAGCCCGCACCCTCGTCGGCACCGATGTCGCGTATCTGCTGCTCTCCGACCCGGAGGAGGGCGACACGTACGTACGCGTCACCGACGGCATCACGACGGACGGGTTCAAGACCGGCCGGCTCGCCGCCGGTACCGGTCTCGGCGGACTGGTCGCCGCGACCGCCGTGCCGTACCACACCGCCGACTACCCCAACGACGCCCGCTTCGCGCACACCCCGTACGTGGACGGCGTCATCGGCGCGGAGGGGCTGGTGGCCATCCAGGGCGTACCGCTGAAGTTCGGCGATCAGGTGTACGGGGTGCTGTTCGCCGCCAACCGCCGGGTGCGGCCCTTTTCGCCGGACGAGGTCGACCTGCTCATCTCGCTCGCCAATCACGCCGCCCTCGCCATCGAGAACGCCACCCTCTTCGAAGAGGTCCGCAAGACCGCCGCCGTCCACGAGCGGCTCACCGCCGTCGCGCTCGACGGAGGCGGTCCGACGGGGCTGGCGTCGGAGCTCGCCGATGTACTGCGCGGCAGCGTCCTCGTGCTCGACGCGCAGGATCGGCCGCTCGCCTCGGCGGGCGACGCGCCGCCCGAACCCGCCGACCTCGTACGGGAGATGGCGCAGGCTCGGGCCCGCCGCGGCTCCGCGACGCGCGGAACCGTCTGTGTCACCCCGATCGTCGCCGCCGACGAACACCTCGGCACGCTGCTGCTCGTACGCGGCGGACTCGACGCCTCCGACATCCACGCCCTGGAACGGGCCGCACAGGCGGCCGCCCTCATGCTTCTCGGCGAACGTACGGTCGCGGAGGCCGAGCGCCGGCTGCGCGGCGAGATCCTCGAAGACCTGCTGGGCGCTCCGCACCGTGACCCCGAAGGGCTGCGCCGCCGGGCCGCGTTGGTCGGCCTGGACCTGGAGCGCGACCACGTGGTGCTGGTGGCCCGGGGCGGGGACAACACCAGGCGGCGCCGCATCACGGAACTGGCGGCCGGCCATGCCACCCGGCTCGGCGGCATCGCGGGGGAGTACGGCGGCAACACGGTCGTCGTCCTGCCCGCCGCCGACGACCCCGGCGGTGCTGCCCGCACCTTCGCCGAGCTGCTGGCCGACGGGACCGGACACCCTGTCACGGTCGGCGCGGAGCCCGCGGCACCCGGTGCGTCGGCCGTCGTCGAGGCACACCGCGACGCCGCCCGCTGCCTGGACGCACTGGTCGCGCTGGACCGTGTCGGCGAGGGCGCCTTCCGAGACGATCTCGGCATCCACGGCATCCTGCTGGGTGCGGCGGGCCGCGACGAACTGGACCGCTTCGTCCGCCGCACGATCGGTCCGCTGCTGGCGCACGACGAGACCCGCGGCAGCGAACTGGTGCGCACCGCGCTCACCTACTTCGCCTGCGACGGCAACCTGAGCCGTACCGCCACCGCCCTCTACGTCCATGTCAACACGCTCTACCAGCGCATCGACCGGATCTCGGCGCTGCTCGGCCCGCTGTGGCGGCATGGCGACCACGCGCTCCAGGTCCACCTGGCCCTCACCATGCGGCGAACGGCGGGATAGGGCTCTGCCGGCTAGTGCGACGCCGTCCGGATCAGGGCCGGCTCGGCTGGACGGCGTCCCTGCCGGGCGCGGCCGGCGCTCGGCTCGGGACGCCTGCCCGTCATGCGGGGACGCGCCGTGCACCTGCTGATGCCGGCCCGTCCGATGCCGGGCAGGCCCTAAGCCTCGATTCACCGGTCTGTTTCTGAAGTGATCTTTTGAGGCTTCGAGGGTCGGGGTGGCGGGGGTTGTGACTGGGCGCGGGCAGGCGGTACTTGCTGGCCTGCCCAGCTTTTCCACAGTTCTGCTCCGGTCAGGCCCTGACGGGGCGGGATAGTCAGGGCGTCAGGGCGCTTCGGGCGGGGCGTGGACGGTGTCGAACATCTGTGTCCAGGCGTGCCGCCAGGGCCATCGCCGGAGTAGGTGCATCACCGGGACCAGCCCGGCCTGCGCGATCAGATTCGGGAAGCCTTGC contains the following coding sequences:
- a CDS encoding PHB depolymerase family esterase, which produces MKLSSLRSAAVTLAAALAAALGLTAPAHAGEPGLPRLNITDTYVTGISSGGFMASQLQVAYSGTFKGAGIVAAGPYYCGKGGIVVGLIACGTGLISTDPEGIEQIVRRWSAEGRIDPVSNLAGKPVYTYHGTKDPLVRTSVSDEGVQLYRDFGARTAYHDTDPAGHGWPTPNAPLSCGTTFYPFLINCGNDPQGEMLGHWLGQVNAPAAAQSGTVSRHDQNRYVPGGLAQWYSMGSSSFLYTPDSCAAGAACKLVVALHGCMSDNKFVGDRFARESHLNEYADTNNLVILYPQTDISLLRGNPQGCWDWWGYTGSDYAQKSGPQMRAILSEVHALGG
- a CDS encoding GAF domain-containing protein, with translation MTKPETTGALLRLLREEADETEFRAVAAAPQLVDDALEIRSRLAAHRRREAALAALYETAGDLASLRDLEDVLQAIVSRARTLVGTDVAYLLLSDPEEGDTYVRVTDGITTDGFKTGRLAAGTGLGGLVAATAVPYHTADYPNDARFAHTPYVDGVIGAEGLVAIQGVPLKFGDQVYGVLFAANRRVRPFSPDEVDLLISLANHAALAIENATLFEEVRKTAAVHERLTAVALDGGGPTGLASELADVLRGSVLVLDAQDRPLASAGDAPPEPADLVREMAQARARRGSATRGTVCVTPIVAADEHLGTLLLVRGGLDASDIHALERAAQAAALMLLGERTVAEAERRLRGEILEDLLGAPHRDPEGLRRRAALVGLDLERDHVVLVARGGDNTRRRRITELAAGHATRLGGIAGEYGGNTVVVLPAADDPGGAARTFAELLADGTGHPVTVGAEPAAPGASAVVEAHRDAARCLDALVALDRVGEGAFRDDLGIHGILLGAAGRDELDRFVRRTIGPLLAHDETRGSELVRTALTYFACDGNLSRTATALYVHVNTLYQRIDRISALLGPLWRHGDHALQVHLALTMRRTAG